The genomic DNA CCGGCGCACATCCAGGCGGCTGGAGCTGGGGTGGACGCGGGCCGCGTCGGCGGAGCGGAGGAAGCCGGCCAGGAAGTCGGCGTCGAGCCGCTGCGGGTCGACGCGGTAGAGCGTGAGCTGCGGGCCGAGCGCCGCGCCGCTCCGGGTGACCACCCGGACCGTGCCCAGGGTGGTGGTCACCACGTCCCCGGGCCTGATCATGACCAGGGCCGGGTCAAGGGTGGTCCTCCCGGAGGGAGGCGTGCCCAGGGCGGTGTCGTCGGCGGTCAGGACCGGCAGCGGGCCCTCGTCGGCCGTCATCTTGGCCGGGGCCTGCAGGATGGTGATCAGGCCCGCCTTGGCCAGCTCGCCGACGGTGGTGGTCGGCAGGTCCTGCCGCTCGGTGAGCAGCTCAAGCGCCGGAGGGGCCACCGGCAGCATGGCCGAGGTGTCGCGGAAGCGGTTCAGTGCGTCGGTGAAGTCGCGCAGGAAGTCCGGGCCGCCCAACTGCGGGCGGTGCCGGGCCGGGGTGAGGTCCACTTCGTCGTCGAGCAGGTCGATGATCCGCACGGTACGGCCGCCGCCGGACGGCTCGGCCTCCGGATCACGGAGGTAGGCGTGCCAGGCGGGCTCCACGGCCGACAGGTCCTCGCTCGCGTCCATCATCAGCAGCCGGGACGGCGGGTGGCCTCCGTCGGGCCGGCGCAGGATCCACAGGTCGGGGCCGCCCAGGCCCAGTGTCACCACGGCCCGCAGCACCCCGGCGCGCAGCAGGTTGCCCCGGATGCGCTTGCCGGGACGGCGACCGGCCGCCGCCGTCGGCATCAGGATCACCACCAGGCCCCCCGGTCTCACGTGGGCAAGGCAGTGCTGGACCCAGGCCAGCTCGGACTCCCCGCGTGGCGGCAGGCCGTACTCCCATCGGGGGTCGCCGGTCAGCTCCTCGTATCCCCAGGCGCGCTCGTTGAACGGAGGGTCGCAGACCACGGCGTCGGCGAGCTCGCCGGCCAGGCCGTCCTCGCGCAGCGAGTCGCCGGCGACGACCCGGGCAGTGGCTCCGCGCAGCAGCAGCCGGACCGCGGCGAGCAGCGCGTTCGTCTCGTTGGTCTCCTGGCCCAGTGAGGCACCGGCGTGCAGGAGGAGGGTGCCGAGGCCGCAGGCAGGGTCGAGGACGGTCCCGGAGTCCTGGCCGGCCAGCCGGGACATGAGGGCGGCCACGTCGTCCCTGGTCACCGAGAGCTGACGGGAGTGGGCCTCGACATAGCGCTCGCAGAGGAACTCGAAGGTGTCCAGCGGGCCCCGCTCGGCGGCCAGTTCGGCCACCAGCCTGACGAGCGCGAGGTCGTCCAGTCGTAGGTCGGGGGAGCCGGGAAGGTCTGTCGTCGCGGCGGTCAGGCTGGTGAGAGACTGTGTGCCGTGTTTCCGCCACGCCTCCGGTTCCCGCTGCAGGAACAGCAGGAACGCGCCGACCCTGCCCACCAGGTCGCCCAGGCGCAGGTCGTCGACCGAGGTCCGCAGCCGCTGCCAGACCAGGTCGCCAAGAGAGACCTCGAACGACTTGCCGTTGCGGCGCAACCACGCGGCGATCTCGGGCAGGGAGAACAGCGGGCTGGAGGCGGTGCCCCCGACAGGCTGGGGAAAGTCATCATGGCGGCGGCGCCAGTTGCTCACCGCGGCCCGGCCGACGGAGGCGAGCCGGGCGATGTCGCCCGCGTTCACCGTGATGTCCTGGCTCTCCTCCATGTTGGCCACAGTAGTTCACTGTGCCTTAACGGTCTACAACATCTTTGCTTGTGAAGTGCTTCAACCAATGCTTTACTGCCTTCATGGCACTGAACGAAGGATTGGCCCTGCGATATGCGGCCCGCTCCGACGTAGGCGTCCGCCGTGAGGCGAACGAGGACTCGGGCTACGCGAGCGCGCGCCTGCTCGCCATAGCCGACGGCATGGGCGGTCACGCGGGTGGGGAGGTCGCCAGCTCACTCGCCGTCACCGCCCTGGTGGCCCTGGACGAGGGCCTTCCGGCCGGCGGTGTCGACCTGGTCGCCGCCCTGAAGGGCACGGCCACGGACGTCAACCACACGCTGCACGACATGAGTGAGCAGGACCCCACGTTACGGGGGATGGGCACCACGCTGACCGCCATGCTGTGGGACGGCGCCACCTTCGCCCTCGCCCATGTCGGGGACTCCCGCGCCTACATGCTGCGCGGCGGCGCTCTGTACCAGATCACCCATGACCACACCCTGGTCCAGTCACTGGTGGACGAGGGCCGCATCACCCCGGAGCAGGCCGCCGAGCACCCGCGCCGGGCCATGGTGCTGCGGGTCCTCGAAGGCACCGGCGACGGCGAACTGGACCTGTCCCTGCGCGAGGCCCAGCCGGGCGACCGCTACCTGCTCTGCTCCGACGGCCTGACCGGAGTGGTCGGCCCGGAGACCCTGTTCAACACGCTCACCGAGATCGCCGATCCCGACGAGGCCGCCCGGTGGCTCATCGACCTGGCCAACCGGGGCGGTGGCCCCGACAACATCACCTGCATCGTGGCCGACTTCGGAGCCCATCCGGTCTCCGCCGAGCGCCTGGTCGTGGGCGCCGCGGCCGAGCGGAAGCTGACGCCCTGAGGCCGTTCCGCCGGACGGGAGGCGGTGTCCGCACACCTCTACGGGACTCGTTCCCCCGTCCGGTCGCGGGGAGCCGGTCTCCGTTCGCCCGAGAGGGCACGGCATCCACGGAACGCGGACGCCGGTCCTTCCCCTCGGTGAGGCCCTACCGGCGCGCGATCACCAGGTCTTGCCCGTGATGCGTTCGTACGCCTCGATGTAGCGGGCCCGGGTGACCTCCACGACCTCGGCGGGCACCTCCGGGGCGGGCTCCTTCTTGTCCCAGCCCGTGCCGGTCGCCCAGTCGCGGACGTACTGCTTGTCGAACGAGAACTGGGCGTGACCGGGCTCCCACCGGTCGGCGGGCCAGAACCGCGAGGAGTCGGAGGTCAGCACCTCGTCGCCGAGCACGAGCGTGCTGTCGGCGGCCCAGCCCAGCTCGATCTTGGTGTCGGCGATGATGACGCCCCGCTCCGCGGCGAGCTCGGACCCCCGCCGGTAGACCTCCAGCGTGATCCGTCGCAGCTCCTCGGCGACCTCCGCGCCCTCCTGGGCGACCACGTCGTCGAAGGCGATGGGCTCGTCGTGCTGGCCGAGTGGAGCCTTGGTGCTCGGAGTGAAGATCGGCTCGGGGAGCCTGGAGCCGTCCACCAGGCCGGGGGGCAGCGGCACACCCGAGACCGATCCGTGGGTCCGGTAGTCCTTCAGCCCGCTGCCGGTCAGGTAACCGCGTGCGACGCACTCGACCTGCACCATCGTCAGCTTCCGGCACCGTACGGCGCGGCCCTCGAACTCGGCGGGCACGTCGGTGGCGGAGACCACGTGGTTGGGCACGATGTCGGCGAGCTGCTCGAACCACCACAGGGAGAGCTGGGTGAGGATCTTCCCCTTGTCGGGAATGGGCGTGGGCAGGATCACGTCGTAGACCGACACGCGGTCGGAGGCCACGAGGATGATGTCCCCGCGGTCCTCGTATACGTCGCGGACCTTCCCGGAGTGGAGAAGCTTCACCGTGCTCCCTGCTCTTGCGCGGTCCCGCCGGCCGTGGGGGCCGTCGACCGCTGATCGGAATGTACGTGCCGCACGTGAAGGCCATCCCGGCGGGCGCGGACCGATTGTGCGTAGACGAGGGAAAGTATAAGGAGGTGAGGACGGTCTCCACCGGTGCGGGGGCCACTCCCTCGATCCCACCGGGGAGACCACCGGGTCGCCTGCGGACCGTGGACCGGGCCGGAGGTGTTCCGCTGCCGCCCCGGCATCCATGCCGGTAGGTCCGCGCCGTCGACGGCATGACCCGGCCGGTCGCGCCGTCCCTGGAACGCCG from Streptosporangium sp. NBC_01756 includes the following:
- a CDS encoding N-6 DNA methylase translates to MEESQDITVNAGDIARLASVGRAAVSNWRRRHDDFPQPVGGTASSPLFSLPEIAAWLRRNGKSFEVSLGDLVWQRLRTSVDDLRLGDLVGRVGAFLLFLQREPEAWRKHGTQSLTSLTAATTDLPGSPDLRLDDLALVRLVAELAAERGPLDTFEFLCERYVEAHSRQLSVTRDDVAALMSRLAGQDSGTVLDPACGLGTLLLHAGASLGQETNETNALLAAVRLLLRGATARVVAGDSLREDGLAGELADAVVCDPPFNERAWGYEELTGDPRWEYGLPPRGESELAWVQHCLAHVRPGGLVVILMPTAAAGRRPGKRIRGNLLRAGVLRAVVTLGLGGPDLWILRRPDGGHPPSRLLMMDASEDLSAVEPAWHAYLRDPEAEPSGGGRTVRIIDLLDDEVDLTPARHRPQLGGPDFLRDFTDALNRFRDTSAMLPVAPPALELLTERQDLPTTTVGELAKAGLITILQAPAKMTADEGPLPVLTADDTALGTPPSGRTTLDPALVMIRPGDVVTTTLGTVRVVTRSGAALGPQLTLYRVDPQRLDADFLAGFLRSADAARVHPSSSRLDVRRARVPMLPLADQRRYGTAFRELFALEDRVRETTTLGETLIRLGFDGLVDGHLRPCDQGV
- a CDS encoding PP2C family protein-serine/threonine phosphatase encodes the protein MALNEGLALRYAARSDVGVRREANEDSGYASARLLAIADGMGGHAGGEVASSLAVTALVALDEGLPAGGVDLVAALKGTATDVNHTLHDMSEQDPTLRGMGTTLTAMLWDGATFALAHVGDSRAYMLRGGALYQITHDHTLVQSLVDEGRITPEQAAEHPRRAMVLRVLEGTGDGELDLSLREAQPGDRYLLCSDGLTGVVGPETLFNTLTEIADPDEAARWLIDLANRGGGPDNITCIVADFGAHPVSAERLVVGAAAERKLTP
- a CDS encoding phosphoribosylaminoimidazolesuccinocarboxamide synthase, which encodes MKLLHSGKVRDVYEDRGDIILVASDRVSVYDVILPTPIPDKGKILTQLSLWWFEQLADIVPNHVVSATDVPAEFEGRAVRCRKLTMVQVECVARGYLTGSGLKDYRTHGSVSGVPLPPGLVDGSRLPEPIFTPSTKAPLGQHDEPIAFDDVVAQEGAEVAEELRRITLEVYRRGSELAAERGVIIADTKIELGWAADSTLVLGDEVLTSDSSRFWPADRWEPGHAQFSFDKQYVRDWATGTGWDKKEPAPEVPAEVVEVTRARYIEAYERITGKTW